The Candidatus Paceibacterota bacterium region AGAGGCCGTCGGTCAACGTCATCACCGGCCTTATCAAGGCGAATATCCCTGCCCGCCTCGCCCTCCAGGTGGCTTCGCAGATAGACTCGCGCACCATTTTAGACCAGCCGGGCGCGGAAAAGCTCCTCGGCGCCGGCGATATGTTGTATCTCTCAGGCGAGATGTCCAAGCCGACCCGTATCCAATGCGCATACATCTCTGAAAGCGAGGTAAAGAAAGTGGCGAAGTTCCTTGCTGACAGCCATATCGAAGAACTCTCTGACGAGATAAACCTCTCGGAGAACGCCGTAAAGAATGACAACGCCATATTCTCGGCCACGCTCGACGATTCCCTGTCCGACCCTCTCGGCTCTATGGACGAAGGCGGCGGAGACGGCGGCGATGATGATATGTACGAAGAGGCCAAGCGCGTCGTGATCGAAGCCGGCAAGGCGTCCACGTCGTATATCCAACGCAAGCTCCGCGTCGGCTATTCCCGTGCGGCGCGATTGATGGACCTCCTCGAAGAGAAAGGCGTCATCGGCCCTGCGGACGGATCGAAACCGCGAACGGTCATCGGCGGCGACAACGCGCCTGAAGGAGCTCCGGCTGGAACGATGGGCAACGAAGAGCCTTCATAATTATTTAATCTCGGTCTTATATTCTGATAAACGGCTATGACTGACAGGAGGAAAGTAAAAAGACTCATGAGCATATGGATTGCTATAGGCGCGATCGCTATCGTCGTGGGCTATGGAGCTTTCCGAGCCAAGGATCTCGCCGAAGGACCGATGCTTTCCGTCGAATTTCCCGCGAACGGCGCCAGGGTGTCCGATTCGCTCGTAGAGATCGGCGGAACGGCTAAAAATATCGCCTTTTTGACGCTGAACGGGGACAAGATATTTACGGACGAATCAGGCGCCTATCGCGAGAAGATCCTCGTCGCTCCCGGGTATAATACAATTACGCTTGAAGCCCGCGACCGATTCGGGAGAATAGCCAGAAAGACATTACAATTAACCTACAACTAGCATGCCAGCAAAGAAGAAAGACGCGGTAAAGGAAGCGGCGGAAGCGATCGAAACGGCCCCCGCCCCCAAGGAGCGCGCGAACATAGACGACACGCTCAACGCCATCAAGACCAAATTCGGCGACGAAGCCATCATGAAGCTCGGCGAAAAGCCGAAAGTGAACGTGAACGCCATTCAGACCGGCTCGATCGGCCTCGATGCGGCCCTCGGCATCGGCGGCGTGCCGCGCGGACGCATTATCGAGATCTTCGGCCCTGAATCGTCAGGCAAGACTACTCTTTCTCTCCATATCATCGCGGAAGCCCAGAAAACGGGCGGCATATGCGCATTCATAGATGCAGAGCATGCTATGGACCCCGAATACGCCAAACGCATCGGCGTAAAGACCGACGAGCTCCTTATCTCCCAGCCTGATACGGGCGAACAGGCTCTCGAGATCGTCGAATCGCTCGTCCGATCGGGCAAGCTCGACGTGATCGTGATAGACTCGGTGGCCGCCCTCACCCCGAAGGACGAGATCGAGGGCGATATGGGCGCCATGCACGTCGGCAAGCAAGCACGTCTGATGTCCCAGGCATTGCGCAAACTAACTGCCATCACGGCGAAATCGAAGACCGTCGTCATATTCATAAACCAGATCCGTATGCAGATCGGCGT contains the following coding sequences:
- the recA gene encoding recombinase RecA: MPAKKKDAVKEAAEAIETAPAPKERANIDDTLNAIKTKFGDEAIMKLGEKPKVNVNAIQTGSIGLDAALGIGGVPRGRIIEIFGPESSGKTTLSLHIIAEAQKTGGICAFIDAEHAMDPEYAKRIGVKTDELLISQPDTGEQALEIVESLVRSGKLDVIVIDSVAALTPKDEIEGDMGAMHVGKQARLMSQALRKLTAITAKSKTVVIFINQIRMQIGVMFGNPETTPGGKALKFYTSVRLDIRRIAQIKKGEEVVGGRVRVKVVKNKVGAPFKQTEFDLMYNEGISREGEIIALGEVHGIISKSGASYSYQPEGSEKIALGRGYDATRQFLKENAKITNEILKKIRTKLKEI